One genomic region from Pempheris klunzingeri isolate RE-2024b chromosome 4, fPemKlu1.hap1, whole genome shotgun sequence encodes:
- the sertad3 gene encoding SERTA domain-containing protein 3, whose amino-acid sequence MIMKGQKRKLPPEDMEVSDTSSLVWESQRQFVFSVSLNKYQRGQELPEPSLRRSVLIANTLRQVSLEACRAPSVDGEMSQPPCSSSFALQETICTGVPAGRHQSAGMFAANSPSALPNGPPVPLNHPSNCAASRSPGNCHYTASNDPFSVKDEDWESMSADPDFSLSAAISSILTALDSSIDGSPQAAPRTPLRSLENLSGPPEGGVAWVKQGVRGYGGSWGQQEECRVRESSVEAAYLSDLTVEDLFQDIDTSLLEREMGVLGLRGSGGGYPTGDDLLRYLPPLSSSSSSPSHPFSLPLNQNLKCLPSFSSFSPLSSSSSSSSSLSSPPFSGQNHVKEGLELDHLMEILVEA is encoded by the coding sequence ATGATCATGAAGGGGCAGAAGCGTAAACTCCCACCGGAGGACATGGAGGTTTCAGACACGAGCAGCCTTGTGTGGGAGAGCCAGCGGCAGTTTGTGTTCTCAGTTTCCCTGAACAAGTATCAGCGTGGACAGGAGCTACCTGAGCCCAGCCTGCGGCGCTCCGTCCTGATAGCCAACACACTGCGGCAGGTCAGCCTGGAGGCCTGCAGGGCGCCCTCTGTAGACGGAGAGATGTCACAGCCACCGTGTAGCTCCTCATTTGCACTACAGGAGACTATTTGCACCGGAGTCCCTGCAGGGAGGCATCAGTCTGCGGGGATGTTTGCCGCCAACAGTCCCTCAGCTCTTCCAAACGGCCCCCCGGTTCCTTTAAATCACCCGTCAAATTGCGCGGCAAGTAGGTCGCCAGGAAACTGCCACTATACTGCATCAAATGACCCTTTCTCTGTAAAAGATGAGGACTGGGAATCAATGTCGGCGGATCCTGATTTCTCCCTTTCAGCTGCTATCTCCTCCATTCTCACTGCACTGGACTCCAGCATTGATGGGAGCCCACAGGCAGCTCCACGGACACCTCTCAGGTCCCTGGAGAACCTGTCGGGGCCTCCCGAGGGAGGTGTGGCATGGGTGAAACAGGGAGTAAGAGGTTATGGAGGAAGCTGGGGGCAGCAGGAAGAGTGCAGGGTGCGAGAGAGCAGCGTGGAGGCAGCGTACCTCAGTGATCTCACTGTGGAGGATCTCTTCCAGGATATAGACACGTCCCTGCTGGAAAGGGAGATGGGAGTGCTTGGGCTCAGAGGCAGTGGAGGTGGATACCCTACTGGAGATGACCTGTTACGGTACCTGccgcctctctcctcctcatcctcctccccctcgcaccccttctccctccctctcaacCAGAATCTGAAGTGCCTGCCCTCATTCTCCTCCTTCAGCCCGTtgtcttcctcatcctcttcttcttcttctctttcttcgCCACCTTTCTCTGGTCAGAATCATGTGAAAGAGGGACTTGAGCTGGATCATCTGATGGAGATCCTGGTGGAGGCTTGA
- the kcnk6 gene encoding potassium channel subfamily K member 6, with translation MHSAGRSWLLLTGFILFYVIYLLFGALVFSSIERPVEDKLRHDMETLKQEFLNHSCVNAASLERFLVKVLTANKYGVSVLRNSSATSNWDLASSMFFANTLVTTVGYGHTTPLSDTGKAFSIVYALIGVPFTMLVLTACVQRLMYPLVFAPVGLLQRSGMEPRPATVVHFLLLLVLVVLCFFVAPAAVFSAVEMSWSLLDGIYFCFISLCTIGLGDFVPGTRPAQKYRQLYQVSVMVYLFVGLMMMYLLLRTFHKMADLHGLTTFLQLPRCEESDLDEDREPIVENEHEHQTPPFLTEKAASKPLEPGSQPSYNTINKG, from the exons ATGCATTCCGCAGGCAGGTCGTGGCTGCTGCTCACGGGCTTCATCCTGTTTTATGTCATCTACCTGCTGTTCGGAGCTCTGGTTTTCTCCAGCATCGAGCGGCCGGTGGAGGACAAGCTGCGACATGACATGGAGACCCTGAAGCAGGAGTTTCTGAACCACAGCTGCGTCAACGCCGCGTCCCTTGAGCGCTTTCTGGTCAAAGTGCTGACGGCCAACAAGTACGGCGTCTCCGTCCTCAGGAACTCCTCCGCCACCTCAAACTGGGACCTGGCATCCTCCATGTTCTTCGCCAACACTCTTGTCACCACTGTCG GTTATGGTCACACCACTCCTCTGTCAGACACTGGGAAAGCTTTCTCCATCGTCTACGCCCTGATAGGAGTCCCCTTCACCATGCTGGTGCTCACCGCCTGCGTCCAGAGGCTCATGTACCCTCTGGTCTTCGCCCCCGTCGGCCTCCTGCAGCGTTCGGGCATGGAGCCTCGGCCGGCCACCGTCgtccacttcctgctgctgctggttctggTGGTGCTGTGCTTCTTCGTGGCGCCGGCGGCCGTGTTCAGCGCAGTGGAGATGTCCTGGTCGCTGCTGGATGGGATCTACTTCTGTTTCATCTCGCTGTGTACCATCGGACTGGGGGATTTTGTTCCGGGGACGCGGCCCGCGCAGAAGTACAGGCAGCTGTATCAGGTCTCCGTCATGG TCTACCTGTTCGTCGGCCTGATGATGATGTACCTCCTGCTGCGCACCTTCCACAAGATGGCCGACCTGCACGGCCTGACCACCTTCCTGCAGCTGCCGCGCTGCGAGGAGTCCGACCTGGACGAAGACAGGGAGCCCATCGTGGAGAACGAACACGAGCACCAGACGCCCCCTTTCCTGACTGAAAAAGCGGCCAGCAAGCCCCTGGAGCCGGGATCCCAGCCGTCCTACAACACCATCAACAAGGGCTGA